CCCCTGAAATGTCACCCAACAAGGCTCCCCCCCCCAAAATGTCACCTCCTCGAAGTGTCACCCACCCAGAGCCCCCCCGAAATGTCACCTCCCTGAAGTGCCAGTCACCCAGAGCCCTCCCAAAGTGTCACCCACCCAGAGACACCCCTGAAATGTCACCCAACAAGGAGGACCCGCCCCAAAATGTCACCTCCCCGAAGTGTCACCCGCCCAGAGCCCCCCGAAGTGTCACCCCGCGGTGTCCCCACCTGCTGCACGCTGACGATGGCGTTCCTGGGGGTcccggccagccccaggtgctcgCTCACGGCCGCCCGTGCCCGGCTCAGCAGCAGCTCCGGGGCCACCAGGGCGGGGTCCCCAAAGCTCTGCTGGAACCAGGCCCCCGCCCAGCatcacctggggacaccccaacatcagccctgggacacccaCAGGGTCCCCAGGGTCACCCACTGTGAGCACCCCAACATCAGCCCTGTGACCCCTCCCAGTGCCACTCAATGCCaccccccccaaaatcacctctgtgacccccacagtgtccccagggtcactcagtgccagccccccaaaatcacccgtGTCATccccctccagtgtccccagtgccaccccgtgGCGTccccccatgatgtccccaccGTGAGCCCTCCCAGATCACTCCTGTCActccccctggtgtccccagtgtccccccttcAGTGTCCCTAACGTGAGCCGCAGTGAGGGGGTCCCAGTGTCACCTggggggcactgccagccccccaaaaccacccctgtcacccccccagtgtcctcagtgtcACCCCTCCTGGTGTCCTTGGTGCCACCTCCTAAGTgtacccctcagtgtccccctatGAGGTGCAGTGAGGCCCTCCcagggtccccagtgtcccctcactgtgtcccccatgatgtccccaccATGAGCTCCCCAAATCACTCCTGTCACCCTGCATGTTGTCCCCATTGTCCTCCCGGTGTCCCCACCGTGAGGCGCAGCGaggccctcccagtgtccccagtgtcaccccctcagtgtccccattgtccccctggtgtccccccatGAGGCGCAGCGAGgccctcccagtgttcccagtgtccccagtgtcaccccctcggtgtccccagtgtccccccgtgGTGTCCCCACCGTGAGGTGCAGCGaggccctcccagtgtccccagtgtcaccccctcagtgtccccccgtgGTGTCCCCACCGTGAGGCGCAGCGAGGCCGCCCCGGGGGTCGCGGGGGTCCCGTCGTGCTCCGGGAACGCCACCGAGTCGTAGACGATGCCCAGCAGCGCCGGGTCCTCCGAGGATGGCACCAGGTGCCCAAAGCCctgcggggacggggacgggctGGGGTCACCgcggggcttggggacaccttggggacagcgtggggacagcggggagcgCTCACCGTGACGGGCAGCGCGGCGCCCTCGTACTGCAGGTTCACCACGGCCACGGAGGCGGCCGGGATGGCCCGGAGCTCCCGAGCCAGCGGCTCCGCCTCGGGCGGCAGCGCCCGCGCcagcgctggggacagcggggacagtcagtgacatcagtgacaccgcggggacaccgaggggacagcggggacagagtcggtgacaccgaggggacagcggggacagtgtcagtgacaccaaggggacagcggggacagcgtcagtgacaccgaggggacagcggggacagcgtcagtgacaccgaggggacagcggggacagtgtcagtgacaccgaggggacagcagggacagagtcagtgacaccgaggggacagcggggacagcggggacagtgtcagtgacaccgaggggacagcggggacagcgtcagtgacaccgcggggacaccgaggggacagcggggacagagtcagtgacaccgaggggacagcggggacagtgtcaatgacaccgaggggacagcagggacagagtcagtgacaccgaggggacagcggggacagcggggacagtgtcagtgacaccgaggggacagcggggacagcgtcaGTGAtaccgaggggacagcggggatagCGGGGACAGCGTCAGcggcaccgaggggacacagaggggacacggcggggacatcCCCCCCTCAGCCCCGCGCTGTACCTGAGGCCGGGAGGGCGCTGACGACGTGATCGGCCGTGAGGGTGGCACCGGGCACGGTGAGctggggggacagcaggggacactggggacactgggggcaatggggacacaaagggacactggggacagctctggggatgctggggaggggactggggacaatggggaggtaactgaggacactggggattGGCCGTGATGGTGGCACCAAGGCACGGTGagctggggacacagcggggacaggactggggaggggaccaggggacactgggggcaatggggacactagggagaggactggggacactgaggattGGCCGTGATGGTGGCATCGGGCAGGgtgagctggggacactgggaacactggggacaatggcgaCAATGGGGAAGGGACTGGGGCCACtggggaggggattggggacactggggacactggtgaggggacattgggggcactggggacactctagaggggactggggacactggtgaggggacattgggggcactggggacaccagtgaGGGGACAGAGCACGGTGGCAGTGGCACGCAGagcggggaggggacacagcgaAGGCAGCGGGTGGCACGGGCGGTGTCCCCACCTGCCACTGGCCGCGGCGGTGGCGCAGGTGTGTCAGGGGCGTGTGACAGCGCAGCTCGGCGCCGCGCGGGGACACGAAGGCCACCAGGGCCCGCGCCAGGGACTCCATCCCGCCCCGCAGCGACCACTGGCTCCAGCGCTcggcccgcgcccgccgcgccaGCCCCGCCTCGGGGCCCGCCCCGCCAACGCCGCCACCTGCGGGGACAGCGCGGTGACAACGGCGGGGAGGGGCACGCGGTGTCCCCTGGGCCGGGGTGTCCCCCCCCGTGTGCCCTGTCCCAACCCCGgggtgtccccaatgccagccCTCAGTGGATCCCGGTCACGGCCAAATCAGGGGTCCCCACCCTGTCACCAACCTGGAGGTGTCCCCAccctgtcacctgtcccagcccCGCGGGTTGGACCCGTCCAAGAGGTGGCACCTGAGGGTCCCCGTGGGTGTCCCCCTGCCCACCAGatgccagcaccagccccagcagtgtccccacaatgtccccactgtgtcccagtgccagccccagcgaTGTCCCCACcgtgtggcagtgccagccccagcagtgtccccagggtgtccccaccgtgtggcagtgccagccccagcagcacagagccagcagtgtcccagcagtgtccccaatgtccccagggtgtccccactgTGTGGCAGtaccagccccagcagtgtccccacaatgtccccactgtgtggcagtgccagccccagcagtgccagccccagcagtgtccccaatgtccccaaggtgtccccactgtgtggcagtgccagccccagaagtgtccccagtgtccccaatgtccccaccgtgtggcagtgccagccccagaagtgtccccagtgtccccaaggtgtccccaccgtgtggcagtgccagccccagcagtgtccccaccgtgtggcagtgccagccccagcagtgccagccccagcagtgtccccaatgtccccaccgtgtggcagtgccagccccagcagtgtccccagtgtccccatgtccccaccgtgtggcagtgccagccccagcagtgtccccaatgtccccaccgtgtggcagtgccagccccagcagtgccagccccagcagtgtccccaatgtccccacaatgtccccaccgtgtggcagtgccagccccagcagcacggagccagcagtgtcccagcagtgtccccatgtccccagcagtgtccccaatgtccccatgtccccaccgtgtggcagtgccagccccagcagcacggaGCCCCTCTCTCTCTCGGCCTGGAACagggcagggaagcagctgcgCACGCTCAGGGCCCGGCTGTCCCCGGCAAACACCCCCCGGCACAGGGAATCCACGGCCAGATCcgccacctggggacagggacagtgacacagggacagtgacacagggacagtgacacagggacagtgacacacaccCCCCGGCACAGCGAGTCCACGGCCAGATCcgccacctggggacagggacagtgacagggacagtgacacagggacagtgacacagggacagtgacacacaccCCCCGGCACAGCGAGTCCACGGCCAGATCcgccacctggggacagggacagtgacagggacagtgacacagggacagtgacacagtgacagtgacacacacccCCCGGCACAGCGAGTCCACGGCCAGATCcgccacctggggacagggacagtgacacagtgacagtgacacagggacagtgacagtgacagtgacacagggacagtgacacagggacagggacacagggacactgacagtgacacagtgacagtgacacacacccCCCAGCACAGGGAATCCATGGCCAGCTCtgccacctggggacagggacagggacagtgacacagtgacagtgacacagtgacagtgacacacacccCCCAGCACAGGGAATCCATGGCCAGCTCtgccacctggggacagggacacagggacagtgacagtgacacagggacagtgacaggtgACACAAGGACAGGGTTAGTGACACAAGGAtagtgacacagggacagtggcacAGAGGACAGGCCATCCACAGCCAGCTCGGCCACCAGAGGGACAAGGAtacagggacacagggagagtgacaaggacacagggacagtAACACAGGGACACTGACACTGACAGGCTGTCCACAGCCACCTCAGCcacctgagggacagggacacagtgagagtgacagtgacacagggacagggacactgacaGGCTGTCCATGGCCACCTCAGCCACCTGAGAGACGGGACAGcaacagtgacacagtgacaaggACACAAGGACAGCGACACGGGGACAGGCTGTCCACAGCCACCTCGGCCACCTGCAGAACGgacagggacaaagggacagtggagatggggacagtgacaggaggGACGGTGACAATGGGACCCCACCCAGCCATGGGAGACCCCGATAAGGCCGGgtggggctctgggctcagttatcggggtttggggtggggttagcagggtttggggtgagttatcgggattttggggtggggttatgggggctttgggggggttttggggggttttgggggtggtcCTGGCAGATTTTAGGGGTGTtcatggggaattttttggggggcgATGTTTTGAGGGGTTCTGGGATTGGTTCTGTAGATTTTGAGGGTGGTtatggggatttttgtgggggTGTGGCAGTGTTttgggggggttctggggggtcggTGTTTTGGGGTGTGATGGGGGCTTTAGGGGGTTCTGGGGGTCTTGGGGGGTTCTGGGGTTGTTCCAGAGGACTTTGGGCTGGATCTGCAGGTTCTCGGGGGAGTTCTGGGGGTTTTGGAGTGTGatggtgtttttggggggttctggggtgGTTCTGGGGGTGGttccagggggttttggggtggaacTGGGGGTTTTAGGGTGGATCTGGGGTTCTGTGATGGATCAAGGGTTTTGGGGTGGttccaggaggttttggggtggatccgggattttggggtggatcagggttttggggtgaatcagGAGTTCTGTGGTGGATCTAGGGGGGTGGTTccaggcagttttggggtggatCAGGGGTTCTGgggttgttctaggggttttggggtggatcTGTGGGTGGCTccaggcagttttggggtggatCAGGGGTTCTGGGGTTGTTCTAGGGGTGGttccagggggttttggggtggatttgggggttttggggcggATCAGGGGTTCTGGGGCCCCCACCTCGGGCCCGAAGCGGCGCTGGGCGAAGCCGTGGGCGCTCTCGTCCGGCGCCGTCCCCGCCGGGGTCAGGAGATCCCGCAGGGCGCTCCAGAGCAGGGCCCGCGAGAACGGGGGCACCGTGCGCagcacacccctggggacacagcagtgacattggggacattggggacagggggcacagcatgcagcacacccctggggacacagcagtgacattggggacagcagggacagggggcaccGTGCGCagcacacccctggggacacagcagtgacattggggacagcagggacagagggcacagcatgcagcacacccctggggacacagcaggggggacattggggacagcagggacagggggcactGTGTGCagcacacccctggggacagcaggggggacattggggacagcagggacagggggcaccGTGCGCAGCAaacccctggggacacagcagtgacattggggacagcagggacagagggcacagcatgcagcacacccctggggacacagcagtgacattggggacagcagggacagggggcaccGTGCGCAGCAaacccctggggacacagcaggggggacattggggacagctggggtggcactggggacaggggacacggcgCGGagcacacccctggggacagcaggggtgacattggggacagcaggggggacattggggacagcagggacagggcacacagCATGCagcacacccctggggacacagcaggggtgacattggggacagctggggtggCACCGGGGACAGCCCCGAGcaacccctggggacagcagggacagggggcaccATGCGCagcacacccctggggacagcaggggggacattggggacattgggacagggGCACCGTGCGCagcacacccctggggacacagcagggggacattggggacagcaaggacaggggGCACCGTGCGCAGCAaacccctggggacacagcagggggacactggggacagcagggacagggggcacagcatgcagcacacccctggggacacatggtgacattggggacaggccTGAGCAactcctggggacactggggacaggggacacggcaCAGAGCAACgcactggggacagagaggggacattggggtggcattggggacagtcctgagcaacccctgggacactggggacagggggcaCGGCACGGAGCAAACCTCTGGGGACAgaaaggggacactggggacacagcagggatggctggggtgacactggggacagcaggacacacaGTGGCACGGCCCGGagcacacccctggggacagaggagtgacacaggggacagctgGGGTGGCACCAGGGACAGGGGGCACGGCCCACAGCAACCCTctggggacacaagggacagctagggtgacactggggacagccctgagcaaccccctggggacagcagggagaggggtgacattggggacagcgagGGTGGCATTGGGGACAGGGTGCTGGCACCGAGGACAGAGGGCACAGCCCGCAGGAACCCCTGGAGACagcgggggtggcactggggacagcagggacacacaggggtggcactggggacagccctgagggACAGCGCACGGCCAAGGGGTGACACTGGTGACGGGGGGGGTGGCCCTGGTGACAGGGGACAGGTGCCACCCACCCGAGGCCCGAGGGCAGGGGGTGCAGGGCCCCCCCCAGGTAGAGGAAGCGGTTCCGAGCCGCCGGGTGctccctggggacagccaggatgTCACCGGCCAGCCCCAGCTCCGACACCTGCGGGGACACACAGGGGCACCCCAGACACCTGAGTcatccagggacccccaaaatccacacgGGGACCCCCGAAATCCCCCCAGAAATCCACCCAGGATTcatccaggaaccccaaaaaaatcatccagggagtcccaaaattcacccagtgACCCCAAAAATTCTTCCAGGGACCCACCCAAACTCCAGGGACCCCTCtgtcaccccaaaaccaaccacgGGGACCCCCAATACCCACCCAGGAACCCCTCTGAtaccccaaactccccccaggaccccctctGTCACCCCAAAACCAAACTCAGGGAGCCCCAACACCCACCCAAGGactccccccagcccccaggaACCTCTGtgtcaccccaaaaccaaccacgGGGACCTCCCCAAATCTCCCCAGCCTTCCGGGGACTCCTctggcaccccaaaaccaaccctaAGGACCCTCAATAGCCAGCCAGGGACCCCCCTTCCCAAACCCCAGAGACCCCTCTATCACCCCCAAACCAGCCGCGGGGACCCCCCCAGCCCTCAGGAGCCCCTCTAtcacccccaaaccagccccggggaccccccccagccctcaggaccccctctatcacccccaaaccagccccggggaccccccccagccctcaggaccccctctagcaccccaaaaccagccgcGGGGACCCCCCGTTCCCCCGTACCATGTGCAGGGTCTGTGCCCCCGCGGGCCCCGCGGGCCGGACGCCCCTCGGGCC
The DNA window shown above is from Melospiza melodia melodia isolate bMelMel2 chromosome 25, bMelMel2.pri, whole genome shotgun sequence and carries:
- the LOC134429160 gene encoding LOW QUALITY PROTEIN: protoporphyrinogen oxidase-like (The sequence of the model RefSeq protein was modified relative to this genomic sequence to represent the inferred CDS: deleted 1 base in 1 codon) translates to MPPTVAVVGGGISGLAACYHLVRAPRPPKVVLLEASGRFGGWLQSSRSAEGAVFEHGPRGVRPAGPAGAQTLHMVSELGLAGDILAVPREHPAARNRFLYLGGALHPLPSGLGGVLRTVPPFSRALLWSALRDLLTPAGTAPDESAHGFAQRRFGPEVADLAVDSLCRGVFAGDSRALSVRSCFPALFQAERERGSVLLGLALPHGGGVGGAGPEAGLARRARAERWSQWSLRGGMESLARALVAFVSPRGAELRCHTPLTHLRHRRGQWQLTVPGATLTADHVVSALPASALARALPPEAEPLARELRAIPAASVAVVNLQYEGAALPVTGFGHLVPSSEDPALLGIVYDSVAFPEHDGTPATPGAASLRLTVMLGGAWFQQSFGDPALVAPELLLSRARAAVSEHLGLAGTPRNAIVSVQQDCIPQYTLGHWERLERIQRFLKEQQLPLSLIGASYSGVSVNDCIASARAAVARILGSPPEP